GGAACGAGAACACCAGCCAGAACTTCTGGAAACTTCCCGCGCCGGTATTACCCGGATCGGGTGCGAAGGGTCTCTCTCAGCCTCACTGGCGGCATGCCCGGCATACCGGTGAAGCACCCCTGTTTCGTCATCGATTATTAGACCACAAAACGCGGAGCGCCCGCAAACCTCGGCGGCACGGGGCTCGCGCTCTGGCACAATCGCCGCAAGCCCTTGTTTCAGGCACGTTTCGCGGCGCTGCGGCCAGTTGGGCCGGAACGCCGCGCGGCATTGCGTGTCGATTTGGCGCGGTGCGCGCGCACGGTGAGACAATGAGTGCCGAAACCGCCCGAGGGTAACGCTACTGCGGCTACCGAGGCCACCGAGGCCGCCGCGGTCTCAACTCCGCGGTTAAGACTCCTTTAAGCGGCCGGCGACAGAATCGCTGCGAAAATCGCTGCCGGCCCAACATCAGGACGCACATGACCAACCAATCTTCCCGCGCCACGCCCGATCAGAACGAGCATCAGAAGATCACCGCGTGGAGCCTGATCAAGCCCTATTGGGTGTCCGAGGAACGCTGGATCGCCTGGGGCCTGCTCGTCGCGATCATCGTGATGAACCTGCTCGTGGTGTACATCAACGTGCGCCTGAACAGCTGGAACGCCGACTTCTACAACGCGTTGCAGAACAAGGACGTCAAGCAGTTCCCGCATCTGCTGATGATCTTCACGGGCCTCGCGTTCGGCTTCATCATCCTCGCGGTGTACGGCCGTTACCTGCGCCAGATGCTCGGTTTTCGCTGGCGCCAGTGGCTCACCACGCGCTTTCTGAACGAATGGCTCGGCAAGGGCGCGTTCTACCGCATCGAGCGCGATCGTCTCGCCGACAACCCCGACCAGCGGATCAGCGACGACCTCCAGTCGTTCGCGACCACCACGCTCTCGCTCACGCTCGACCTGCTTTCCACCGTCGTCACGCTCATCTCGTTCGTGACGATCCTCTGGACGCTCGCGGGCGCGCTCACCGTCACGCTGGGCGGCACGCCCATCGCCATTCCGGGCTACATGGTCTGGGCCGCCGCGCTCTACGCCGTGTTCGGCTCGCTCGTGATCCAGAAGGTCGGCCACCCGCTCGTGTCGATCAACTACCAGCAGCAGAAGGTGGAGGCCGATTTCCGTTTCGGCCTGATCCGCCTGCGCGAGAACGCCGAGCAGATCGCGTTCTACGACGGCATGGACACCGAGCGCAACAACACGCAAGGCCTCTTCCAGCACATCCGCGAAAACTGGTGGCGCGTGATGAAGTACACGAAGCGCCTCACCTTCGTGCTGAGCTTCTACGGCCAGATCGCCATCATCTTCCCGCTCGTGGTGGCCGCGCCGCGCTACTTCGCGGGCGCCTTCACGTTCGGCGTGCTGATGCAGATTTCGCAGGCGTTCGGCACGGTGAGCGATTCG
The Paraburkholderia acidisoli genome window above contains:
- a CDS encoding ABC transporter ATP-binding protein/permease, which translates into the protein MTNQSSRATPDQNEHQKITAWSLIKPYWVSEERWIAWGLLVAIIVMNLLVVYINVRLNSWNADFYNALQNKDVKQFPHLLMIFTGLAFGFIILAVYGRYLRQMLGFRWRQWLTTRFLNEWLGKGAFYRIERDRLADNPDQRISDDLQSFATTTLSLTLDLLSTVVTLISFVTILWTLAGALTVTLGGTPIAIPGYMVWAAALYAVFGSLVIQKVGHPLVSINYQQQKVEADFRFGLIRLRENAEQIAFYDGMDTERNNTQGLFQHIRENWWRVMKYTKRLTFVLSFYGQIAIIFPLVVAAPRYFAGAFTFGVLMQISQAFGTVSDSFSWFINSYATLVEWRATVNRLREFVRVVHSPRLKESVSPATEHGGINLHFIDSNELATEHLKLALPNGTPLSTVRDIAIKPGSRWLVRGPSGAGKSTLMRALAGLWPFGEGSIDAPVDARMMFIPQQSYLPIGTLKAALTYPSPADAYSDEDCREALRACRLEDYAERLGESGHWTRVLSPGEQQRLAGARVLLHKPDYLFLDEATSALDADNEGRLYKLFVERLPKAAIVSVAHRESLAAYHHETLEIERTAERVAA